The following are encoded together in the Tripterygium wilfordii isolate XIE 37 chromosome 3, ASM1340144v1, whole genome shotgun sequence genome:
- the LOC119994983 gene encoding alpha-crystallin domain-containing protein 22.3 isoform X2, with protein sequence MMARSSATFGKASESNGAIPINSQQRVLSVAPLRSIPYVGPSVPSSPLRNPEAKPVEEFGPAIIFMPSHSREDNILASAKTGFSVTGSAALGKAGLTMGLVDIAESSDSYLFRVSLPGVAMDDKDFSCDIRPDGKITIKGVTNTGEKTVRKNSQVFKMLTQNLSPPGHFSIVFHLPVPVDPQQCQGAGANGILQCIVKKK encoded by the exons ATGATGGCTAG GTCATCTGCCACATTTGGGAAAGCAAGTGAAAGTAATGGGGCAATTCCGATCAATTCCCAGCAACGCGTTCTTTCTGTGGCACCTCTTCGAAGCATACCATATGTTGGTCCATCTGTGCCCTCTTCCCCACTAAGAAACCCTGAAGCCAAGCCTGTAGAGGAATTTGGGCCGGCTATTATATTTATGCCTTCTCACTCCAGGGAGGACAACATTTTAGCTTCCGCCAAAACCGGATTTTCGGTAACCGGGAGTGCAGCTTTGGGGAAGGCGGGGCTGACTATGGGATTGGTTGACATTGCTGAAAGCAGTGATTCATACTTATTTCGTGTCTCACTTCCGGGTGTAGCTATGGATGATA AGGATTTCAGTTGTGACATCAGACCTGACGGAAAGATAACGATTAAGGGAGTGACAAATACAGGGGAGAAGACAGTGCGCAAGAACTCTCAAGTATTCAAGATGCTTACTCAAAATCTATCCCCACCAGGTCATTTCTCTATTGTTTTCCATCTACCCGTTCCAGTCGATCCACAACAATGTCAAGGTGCTGGGGCCAACGGGATACTCCAGTGTATTGTGAAGAAAAAGTGA
- the LOC119994982 gene encoding protein PLASTID MOVEMENT IMPAIRED 2, with product MDGKEFDDRRRIGKVKATTNMYGGRILEGSPSMKKSQLGFSESPSESRELHRARRDMSRFKERRNAAESEKVEAELELSNAKKTVKTLSSLIEETNTSVEARRRGVEMQKKSAEIDQYAGVMRELEFVKQELSKLKLDMAIVLGDKKCAEKEIESSRSKISLVSTSVEALRKEIEEVNEEHVIVELARIEAAKEYGEIDALREKEAREFLFAMEETRKKMYDAIEEIEASKDLENRLAVTMSDIDLLQNELRQIKEMDMKEIRRTVSFRESEGSSLLMSITEELEAAKKELDSIREEGFQFMGSMDIIRNELQHVTEEVALSKKKEEKMESTIQKLNSKLLRMKSKLEAVSAAEGKAKSIVSNLSDTLEQLKTEAAAAKKEKELIAEETAAIKAEILLTESEIELTEARLDGATQELEAVKTSEALALEDLKNLIERTKRVRASATQHSSSITISKFEYKYLIGRAVEAEEIADKKVAAAHAWIEALKASEKEKLMKIEMDQREIKETTVEEQHEVYRTEKSLLAHTIVKGELNNWRKKTEKNVEVENMPFTSPRKSMKGNGNLTPSLRAKFRKSASPAIRMSRSTSFTIRERKRPMPNFGRFFAGKTLKDQ from the exons ATGGATGGGAAAGAGTTTGATGACAGGAGGAGGATTGGGAAAGTGAAGGCAACCACTAATATGTATGGAGGGAGGATTCTTGAAGGTAGTCCTTCAATGAAGAAATCCCAATTGGGTTTCTCTGAG TCACCGTCAGAATCAAGAGAGCTCCACAGGGCGCGGAGAGATATGTCGCGGTTCAAGGAGAGGAGAAATGCTGCAGAGTCGGAGAAAGTAGAGGCAGAATTGGAGCTGTCTAATGCAAAGAAGACAGTGAAGACACTCTCTTCATTGATTGAGGAGACAAACACAAGTGTTGAAGCGCGTAGAAGAGGTGTCGAGATGCAGAAGAAGAGTGCGGAGATTGATCAGTATGCAGGAGTGATGAGGGAATTGGAGTTTGTGAAACAAGAACTTAGTAAACTTAAGCTGGATATGGCAATTGTTTTGGGAGATAAAAAGTGTGCAGAGAAGGAAATTGAGTCCTCGAGATCAAAAATTTCATTGGTTTCAACCTCCGTGGAGGCCCTAAGGAAGGAGATTGAGGAGGTGAATGAGGAGCATGTTATTGTGGAGTTGGCTCGGATTGAGGCTGCAAAAGAATATGGAGAGATTGATGCTCTAAGAGAAAAGGAAGCCCGTGAATTCTTGTTCGCAATGGAGGAAACCAGGAAGAAAATGTATGATGCCATTGAAGAGATTGAAGCCTCGAAGGATCTTGAAAACAGACTGGCTGTTACAATGAGCGACATTGATTTGTTGCAGAATGAACTAAGACAAATCAAAGAGATGGACATGAAAGAGATCCGAAGAACAGTTAGCTTTAGGGAATCTGAAGGTTCATCTTTGTTAATGTCAATAACTGAAGAGCTAGAGGCAGCAAAGAAAGAGTTGGATTCCATTAGAGAAGAAGGATTTCAATTCATGGGATCTATGGATATCATAAGAAATGAACTGCAACATGTCACAGAAGAAGTAGCACTgtcgaagaagaaagaagagaagatggAATCAACTATTCAGAAGCTCAACTCAAAGCTGCTTAGAATGAAATCCAAACTGGAAGCTGTGTCTGCTGCTGAGGGAAAGGCTAAATCCATTGTATCTAATCTGTCCGACACTCTCGAACAGTTAAAGacagaagcagcagcagcaaagaaagaaaaggaactaATTGCTGAAGAAACTGCAGCAATCAAGGCAGAAATACTGCTAACTGAGTCAGAAATAGAGTTAACTGAGGCAAGATTGGATGGTGCAACGCAAGAACTTGAAGCAGTTAAAACATCAGAGGCCTTAGCTCTTGAGGATCTAAAGAATCTCATTGAAAGAACCAAAAGAGTTAGAGCCTCTGCAACCCAACATAGTTCCTCAATCACAATCTCAAAGTTTGAATACAAGTACTTAATTGGTCGTGCAGTTGAGGCTGAAGAAATTGCGGATAAAAAGGTTGCAGCAGCTCACGCATGGATTGAAGCTCTGAAGGCTAGTGAGAAGGAGAAGCTTATGAAGATTGAAATGGATCAAAGAGAAATCAAAGAGACGACAGTAGAGGAACAGCATGAGGTATATAGAACTGAAAAGTCACTTTTGGCACACACAATAGTAAAGGGAGAATTAAACAACTGGAGaaagaaaactgaaaaaaatGTTGAAGTTGAGAATATGCCATTTACATCGCCTAGAAAATCCATGAAAGGGAATGGAAATCTAACTCCATCCCTACGAGCCAAGTTCCGAAAGTCTGCCTCACCGGCAATTCGAATGTCTCGATCAACCTCTTTCACCATTAGGGAGAGGAAAAGGCCAATGCCAAACTTTGGCAGGTTCTTTGCAGGAAAAACACTCAAGGATCAGTAA
- the LOC119994983 gene encoding alpha-crystallin domain-containing protein 22.3 isoform X1: MVSPTRSSATFGKASESNGAIPINSQQRVLSVAPLRSIPYVGPSVPSSPLRNPEAKPVEEFGPAIIFMPSHSREDNILASAKTGFSVTGSAALGKAGLTMGLVDIAESSDSYLFRVSLPGVAMDDKDFSCDIRPDGKITIKGVTNTGEKTVRKNSQVFKMLTQNLSPPGHFSIVFHLPVPVDPQQCQGAGANGILQCIVKKK, encoded by the exons ATGGTTTCTCCGACCAG GTCATCTGCCACATTTGGGAAAGCAAGTGAAAGTAATGGGGCAATTCCGATCAATTCCCAGCAACGCGTTCTTTCTGTGGCACCTCTTCGAAGCATACCATATGTTGGTCCATCTGTGCCCTCTTCCCCACTAAGAAACCCTGAAGCCAAGCCTGTAGAGGAATTTGGGCCGGCTATTATATTTATGCCTTCTCACTCCAGGGAGGACAACATTTTAGCTTCCGCCAAAACCGGATTTTCGGTAACCGGGAGTGCAGCTTTGGGGAAGGCGGGGCTGACTATGGGATTGGTTGACATTGCTGAAAGCAGTGATTCATACTTATTTCGTGTCTCACTTCCGGGTGTAGCTATGGATGATA AGGATTTCAGTTGTGACATCAGACCTGACGGAAAGATAACGATTAAGGGAGTGACAAATACAGGGGAGAAGACAGTGCGCAAGAACTCTCAAGTATTCAAGATGCTTACTCAAAATCTATCCCCACCAGGTCATTTCTCTATTGTTTTCCATCTACCCGTTCCAGTCGATCCACAACAATGTCAAGGTGCTGGGGCCAACGGGATACTCCAGTGTATTGTGAAGAAAAAGTGA
- the LOC119994981 gene encoding receptor protein kinase-like protein ZAR1, protein MALHLVFLAFFLCHSSSVLVVSLNDEGFALLSFKEAVGGYQDWSLDNWNSSDANPCSWNGVTCKEEKVISLRIPNKMLSGFLHPALGTLVALRHVNLRNNNLYGGLPSELFNAKGLQSLVLSGNSFSGPVPPEIGTLNYLQILDLSNNSFNGSIPSSLGQCMRLKSLVLSRNTFYGSLPVRFGIDLISLQNLNLSFNILSGSIPSSIGNLSSLQGTLDLSHNSFNGSIPPSLGSLPETLYIDLSYNNLSGSIPVNAVLLNSGPTAFIGNPLLCGTPLKVPCSSSTQDGNDQSLAQDPSLSSGTNSVRSGKGSSYSSVMTITIVFAVAGICLMGLVFTYWYKKVWTCKGLKHGGGGCNCKETLTIKNEISCFRKDYLETLSENPENYGFIPLDSNIDFDLENLLRASAFLLGKSGIGILYRVALANGITVAVRRLGDGGSQRFKEFQTEVEAIGKVRHPNIVSLRAYCWSVDEKLLIYDYIPNGDLATAIHGKAGIVSYKPLPWPVRLRIIKGMAKGLAFLHEFSPKRYIHGSLKPTNVLLRENMEPCISDFGIGQLVNISEEYLTEQTTPVTPQQSSPYHFTTANLSSTRSYYQAPEASKVTKPSQKWDVYSYGVVILELISGKSPMVQMGSLKMDIVRWIQLSIDVGKPLSAVLDPFLTRNLEIENEVFLIIKIALACVHKNPDKRPSIKYVSDYLDRLA, encoded by the exons ATGGCTCTACATTTAGTCTTTCTTGCTTTCTTCTTGTGTCACAGTAGTAGTGTTCTTGTGGTTTCACTGAATGATGAAGGTTTCGCTCTCCTGTCATTCAAAGAAGCCGTAGGAGGCTACCAAGATTGGTCTCTTGACAACTGGAACTCTTCGGATGCGAATCCATGTTCTTGGAATGGAGTTACATGTAAAGAAGAAAAGGTTATTTCTCTCAGAATTCCAAACAAGATGCTTTCCGGGTTTCTTCACCCTGCTCTCGGGACACTTGTCGCACTTCGCCATGTCAATCTCAGGAATAACAATTTATATGGAGGCTTGCCATCTGAGCTCTTCAATGCAAAAGGGTTGCAAAGCTTAGTCCTTTCAGGAAATTCATTTTCTGGTCCTGTACCTCCAGAGATAGGGACCCTCAATTACCTGCAAATATTAGATCTTTCCAATAACTCATTCAATGGCTCCATACCTTCATCTTTGGGTCAATGTATGAGATTAAAGTCACTTGTTCTTAGTAGGAACACTTTCTATGGCTCTCTCCCAGTTAGGTTCGGAATCGACTTGATTTCCCTTCAAAACCTCAATCTGTCCTTCAACATATTAAGTGGATCAATCCCCAGTAGCATAGGTAATTTGTCAAGCTTGCAAGGAACACTAGATCTTTCTCATAATTCCTTCAATGGTTCCATTCCTCCAAGCCTCGGAAGCCTTCCTGAGACGCTTTATATTGATCTCAGTTACAACAATCTCAGTGGCTCCATACCAGTAAATGCTGTGCTATTGAATTCAGGACCAACAGCTTTTATTGGCAACCCTCTGCTATGTGGAACTCCCTTGAAAGTTCCATGTTCTTCAAGCACTCAAGATGGAAATGATCAATCCTTGGCTCAAGACCCATCTCTGAGTTCAGGTACCAACTCTGTCAGGAGTGGGAAAGGTAGCAGCTACTCAAGTGTCATGACTATAACTATTGTTTTTGCCGTAGCTGGAATATGCCTTATGGGACTGGTGTTCACTTACTGGTACAAAAAGGTATGGACCTGTAAAGGCCTCAAACACGGTGGTGGCGGCTGCAACTGTAAAGAGACTCTCACTATCAAGAATGAGATTTCCTGTTTCAGAAAAGATTACCTGGAGACTCTCTCAGAGAATCCTGAGAATTATGGTTTCATTCCATTAGACTCAAATATCGATTTTGATCTCGAGAACCTTCTGAGAGCGTCCGCATTTCTTCTTGGTAAGAGTGGCATTGGGATTCTCTATAGAGTTGCCCTTGCAAATGGAATAACTGTGGCAGTAAGAAGATTAGGAGATGGAGGCTCCCAGAGGTTTAAGGAGTTCCAAACTGAAGTCGAAGCAATCGGAAAGGTTAGGCATCCAAATATTGTCAGCCTCCGAGCTTATTGCTGGTCTGTTGATGAGAAGTTGCTCATCTATGACTACATACCAAATGGAGATCTTGCCACTGCAATTCATG GAAAAGCTGGAATTGTATCCTATAAACCTCTTCCATGGCCTGTCCGTCTAAGAATCATTAAAGGAATGGCGAAAGGCTTGGCTTTTCTTCATGAATTCAGTCCAAAGAGGTATATCCATGGAAGTCTGAAGCCTACCAATGTTCTACTAAGAGAGAACATGGAACCCTGCATCTCAgattttggaattggtcaacttgtTAACATATCTGAAGAGTACCTGACAGAACAAACAACACCAGTTACACCACAACAAAGTTCCCCTTACCATTTCACCACAGCAAATTTGTCCAGTACCAGATCTTATTATCAAGCTCCCGAGGCCTCGAAAGTCACAAAGCCCTCACAAAAATGGGATGTTTACTCATATGGAGTTGTTATACTAGAGTTGATTTCAGGGAAGTCGCCAATGGTTCAAATGGGTTCTCTCAAAATGGATATAGTTCGATGGATTCAGCTGAGCATCGACGTTGGGAAGCCACTCTCAGCTGTATTGGATCCCTTCTTGACTAGAAACCTGGAGATAGAAAATGAAGTATTTCTTATCATTAAAATTGCTCTAGCCTGCGTTCATAAGAACCCTGATAAGAGGCCTTCCATCAAGTATGTGAGTGACTATTTGGACAGACTAGCCTAA
- the LOC119995708 gene encoding zinc finger CCCH domain-containing protein 15-like: MMEKRFERRNNVERYTLPKSISVGSSGYLQMKPAASPSNDDSSRAPTVPLVASQLVPGSQRVFVPGKKTEEEAAEFDVYNQGMWKIELCNKWQVTGTCPYGDHCQFASGLSELRQIIRHPRYKSEVCKMVLAGDTCPYGHRCHFRHPLTEQEKLAVPR, from the exons ATGATGGAGAAACGGTTTGAAAGGAGAAACAACGTAGAACGATATACTTTGCCGAAGAGCATCTCAGTCGGTTCGAGTGGCTATCTGCAGATGAAACCTGCAGCCAGTCCATCCAATGACGACTCGAGTCGCGCGCCGACTGTGCCTCTAGTCGCGAGTCAACTCGTCCCTGGATCT CAGCGCGTGTTTGTTCCAGGCAAGAAGACAGAGGAGGAGGCGGCAGAGTTCGATGTCTACAATCAAGGCATGTGGAAGATAGAGCTGTGCAATAAGTGGCAGGTGACGGGCACTTGCCCTTACGGTGACCACTGCCAGTTCGCTAGCGGTCTCTCCGAGCTGCGTCAAATTATAAGGCATCCAAGGTACAAGTCCGAGGTCTGCAAGATGGTTCTCGCTGGTGACACGTGTCCTTACGGCCACAGGTGCCATTTCCGCCACCCACTCACTGAGCAGGAGAAGCTGGCGGTTCCACGTTAA